One genomic segment of Canis aureus isolate CA01 chromosome 37, VMU_Caureus_v.1.0, whole genome shotgun sequence includes these proteins:
- the FAM8A1 gene encoding protein FAM8A1 codes for MADGPEEARGRPPGQDDGAGDPEPARSPGGPPAAAAAPRPRAGPQAEPQAPGLAPAAAAAEESEPPRPPGKPGAGLQEPAGREAPRERPARLSAREYSRQVHEWLWQSYCGYLTWHSGLAAFPAYGSPPPPPAGHAPAYYSPFYFLGAAAAGPDPGAAPGLPAAAAAAAAAAAAGLGARAAHGQGAVRAAPATRVGSGAASRSPSDTGRQAGREYIIPSLAHRFMAEMVDFFILFFIKATIVLSIMHLSGIKDISKFAMHYIIEEIDEDTSMEDLQKMMIVALIYRLLVCFYEIICIWGAGGATPGKFLLGLRVVTCDTSVLIAPSRVLVIPSSNVSITTSTIRALIKNFSIASFFPAFITLLFFQHNRTAYDIVAGTIVVKRNGVR; via the exons ATGGCAGACGGGCCGGAGGAAGCCCGAGGCCGCCCTCCCGGGCAGGACGACGGCGCCGGGGACCCCGAGCCCGCCCGCTCCCCGGGAggccctcccgccgccgccgccgccccacgccCCCGGGCCGGGCCGCAGGCCGAACCCCAGGCCCCGGGCCTCgcgcccgccgcggccgccgctgaGGAGTCGgagccgccgcggccgccggggAAGCCCGGGGCGGGGCTGCAGGAGCCGGCGGGCCGCGAGGCGCCGCGGGAGAGGCCGGCGCGGCTGAGCGCCCGCGAGTACTCCCGGCAGGTGCACGAGTGGCTGTGGCAGTCGTACTGCGGCTACCTCACCTGGCACAGCGGCCTCGCCGCCTTCCCCGCCTACGgcagccccccgccgcccccggccggACACGCCCCGGCCTACTACAGCCCCTTCTACTTCCTGGGCGCCGCGGCCGCCGGGCCCGACCCGGGGGCggcccccggcctccccgccgccgccgccgccgccgccgccgccgccgccgcgggcctGGGCGCTCGGGCTGCGCACGGGCAGGGGGCGGTCCGGGCAGCGCCAGCGACCAGGGTGGGCTCCGGCGCCGCCTCGCGAAGCCCGAGCGACACCGGGCGGCAGGCAG gcAGAGAATACATTATTCCTTCCTTGGCCCACAGATTTATGGCAGAGATGGTggatttctttattctcttctttataaAAGCAACCATTGTCTTAAGCATTATGCACCTCAGTGGAATAAA GGATATCTCTAAGTTTGCTATGCATTATATaatagaagaaatagatgaagaCACATCAATGGAAGATTTGCAGAAAATGATGATTGTGGCTCTTATATACAGATTGTTAGTTTGTTTCTATGAG ataATTTGCATTTGGGGAGCAGGTGGAGCTACCCCAGGGAAGTTCCTGCTAGGGCTTCGAGTTGTGACGTGTGATACATCAGTGCTTATTGCACCAAGTCGGGTTTTAGTGATTCCTTCCTCAAATGTTAGCATTACAAC GTCTACTATACGAGCTTTGATCAAGAATTTTTctattgcttcttttttccctGCTTTCATCACACTGCTGTTTTTTCAGCATAATCGAACAGCCTATGACATTGTAGCAGGAACCATTGTGGTAAAGAGAAACGGGGTCAGATGA